From one Gracilibacillus salinarum genomic stretch:
- a CDS encoding thiolase family protein — translation MVKRPRGAIIGIGELQPERYSEGKTTLSLIAESVQLALQDAAITKDEIDGLLVGPQVGETPQHVPATVSEYLGISPAMSNTVDLGGATGAGMIWRAAAAIEAGMCETVVCVLANKNERDSAPRSPNRNPIREFDVPFGASGANTSYALLKRQHMEQYGSQQEDFARIAYWSRKNALKNPKAIFYNKPVELEDISHSPIISDPLHLLEIVMPCAGGAAVIVTSEEKAKKAAKQPVFLRGAGEKITHRAVSQAPALDQLPFQYSIPQSLRQANISAEELDLFSLYDCYTSVVAVQLESIGLCEQGKFGDFIRKHSFSHDGDYPLNTHGGQLGFGQADLAGGMSHVIEAVVQLRGEAGERQIPNAKHALVTGNGATLSETTSLVLGGELS, via the coding sequence ATGGTAAAACGTCCAAGAGGAGCGATAATCGGTATTGGTGAGCTCCAACCAGAGCGCTATTCAGAAGGGAAAACAACATTGAGTTTAATAGCAGAATCGGTCCAGCTTGCCTTGCAAGACGCCGCTATTACTAAAGATGAAATAGATGGTTTGCTGGTTGGTCCGCAGGTAGGGGAAACACCACAGCACGTACCTGCTACGGTGTCAGAATATTTAGGCATTTCGCCAGCTATGTCTAATACAGTAGATCTCGGTGGAGCTACCGGGGCTGGTATGATATGGCGTGCAGCAGCTGCAATCGAAGCTGGTATGTGCGAAACAGTTGTCTGTGTATTAGCAAATAAAAATGAAAGAGATAGTGCCCCACGTTCACCTAATCGTAATCCTATACGTGAATTTGATGTACCTTTTGGTGCTTCAGGGGCTAACACGTCATATGCACTGCTGAAAAGGCAGCATATGGAGCAATATGGTTCACAGCAGGAGGACTTTGCCCGGATTGCCTATTGGTCGAGAAAAAATGCTTTAAAAAATCCTAAGGCCATCTTTTATAACAAACCAGTAGAGTTAGAGGATATTTCACATTCTCCGATCATTTCTGATCCTCTGCATCTGTTGGAAATTGTGATGCCATGTGCCGGGGGAGCAGCAGTGATTGTGACCTCAGAAGAGAAGGCAAAAAAAGCTGCCAAACAACCAGTGTTTTTGAGAGGAGCAGGCGAAAAAATCACCCATCGTGCTGTCAGTCAAGCACCTGCTCTGGATCAGTTACCTTTTCAATATTCGATTCCTCAAAGTTTACGGCAGGCCAATATTTCAGCGGAAGAACTTGATTTGTTCTCCTTGTATGATTGTTATACCAGTGTTGTTGCGGTGCAGCTGGAAAGTATCGGATTATGTGAGCAAGGCAAGTTTGGTGATTTCATCCGCAAGCATAGCTTCAGCCATGATGGGGATTATCCGTTGAATACACATGGCGGTCAACTGGGCTTTGGTCAAGCTGATTTAGCAGGTGGTATGTCTCATGTGATTGAGGCTGTTGTACAGTTACGAGGTGAAGCCGGCGAACGGCAAATTCCTAACGCCAAGCATGCAC